The Cloacibacterium caeni region ATCTTTAGTCACCGAAAATATTGCAGGAATAGAATCTACTGCAAAAATCAAATCGGTAAATTCTATGATGATAAGAACTAAGAACAATGGGGTAAGTTTCTTAACTCCGTCAATTCTTACAAAGAATTTACTGCCTACAAAATGAGGATGAACTTTAAAATATTTATTGGCAAATCTTACAACTGGGTGGTTCTGAGTATCTATTTCCTCATCTTTATCTTTATCCACAAACATTTTAATACCTGTAAATACTAAAAATGCTCCAAATACATACATTATCCAGCTGAATTTCTCAATTAAAGCTGCACCTACGAAGATGAAGATGAAACGCATTACGATAGCGCCTAAAATGCCCCAAAAAAGAACTCTGTGATAATTTCTTTGTGCCACCCCGAAAGCTGTAAATACCAACACGATTACAAATATATTATCTACTGATAATGCATATTCTACTACATAACCTGTAAGATATTCTAATCCTAAATTCTGATTATAAAGTGCAATACTGTGCTCTAAATCATTCGGAATTATTGTAACAGGATGGTGATGTTTATTAATTACCGTTTGTAATTTCTCAATACTATCAATTCCGTGGAGCATATGTCCATAAGTAATCAACAAAAAATAAAAGCCTAAAGACAAACAAACCACAAAAAAACTCATTAATCCAGCTTGTTTCAGCGAGATGGTGTCTGATTTTTTGTGCAATAGTCCTAAGTCTAAAGCTAATATGAAAAAGATAAATACTACAAATGATAGTAAAAACAAAGTCTCGTTTGACATAAATTTTAAAATTTTAAGTGGTCAAAGATAACCATAATTAAGAAAATTTCAATATTTTACATTTGTAAATATATGAAATCTGAAAACTTTATTAACATTAAAAATGTTTAATGGTATAACTCTACAAATGGTTTTACCAACAAGATTTAAGTATTAAAGTAAATATATAAATTAACTTTATATAAATTTCATAAAATACTGATTTTGTATATTTTATATTTTTTATTTATTAAAAATGTAATTAACAATTTTTTCCACAGACATTATGACTTTTTTTATTATTTAAATAATTTACAAATGTTAATTAGGAGATTAATTCTTTTTATAGTATTTTTGAGTTTTCAAAATTTATCCACATTATGCATTCTACTTTTCAGTATCAGAAAAACCCTAATTTCCCAAATCGTTATATTTCGCCTAAAAGCCTTCAAAATTTTCTACAAGAGAATCTCAGCGATTATATTACTTTAATGGGTACTTC contains the following coding sequences:
- a CDS encoding TerC/Alx family metal homeostasis membrane protein, with protein sequence MSNETLFLLSFVVFIFFILALDLGLLHKKSDTISLKQAGLMSFFVVCLSLGFYFLLITYGHMLHGIDSIEKLQTVINKHHHPVTIIPNDLEHSIALYNQNLGLEYLTGYVVEYALSVDNIFVIVLVFTAFGVAQRNYHRVLFWGILGAIVMRFIFIFVGAALIEKFSWIMYVFGAFLVFTGIKMFVDKDKDEEIDTQNHPVVRFANKYFKVHPHFVGSKFFVRIDGVKKLTPLFLVLIIIEFTDLIFAVDSIPAIFSVTKDPYIVFFSNIFAIIGLRSMFFLLAGIIDKFRFLKIGLAALLTFIGLKMLGHSYLEEWGFTTTHSLLIIVSILGASVFFSLLFPEKKKDRKLKFNPDDEKHLHHHE